One stretch of Methyloversatilis sp. RAC08 DNA includes these proteins:
- a CDS encoding enoyl-CoA hydratase-related protein yields the protein MTRHADALVLTEVDAGIGIVTLNRPHAHNLLDASLAESLIGAIDDLVARPGVRTIVLSALGDSFSVGSDPLELERSGLIAVEPALAARLLRSVAECPRPVVARVQGPAYGLGAGLIAACDIAIASFDAEFSFEAVHIGRVPAVIAPYVIGAVGPQRARRYFLTGERFSASEAYRIGLLSELAASAEQLDDAIGEVVDALLLGGPRAQQQVKSLVRALGRPRVDEKTLDQAVDIEHRLDAGAEAQEGLDALFGRRHPGWVPAGSS from the coding sequence GTGACGCGCCACGCTGACGCGCTGGTGCTGACCGAAGTCGATGCCGGCATCGGCATCGTCACGCTGAATCGCCCGCATGCGCACAATCTGCTCGACGCTTCGCTCGCGGAGTCGTTGATCGGCGCCATCGACGATCTGGTCGCGCGGCCCGGCGTGCGCACCATCGTCCTGTCGGCGCTGGGTGACAGTTTCAGCGTCGGCTCCGATCCGCTCGAGCTGGAACGCAGCGGCCTGATCGCCGTCGAGCCGGCGCTGGCGGCACGATTGCTGCGCAGCGTCGCCGAATGCCCGCGGCCCGTGGTGGCACGCGTGCAGGGCCCGGCATACGGGCTGGGTGCCGGCCTGATTGCCGCATGCGATATTGCCATAGCCAGTTTCGACGCCGAATTTTCGTTCGAAGCCGTGCACATCGGTCGCGTACCGGCCGTCATCGCTCCGTATGTGATCGGCGCAGTCGGTCCGCAGCGCGCGCGGCGCTATTTCCTGACCGGCGAGCGATTTTCTGCATCCGAGGCCTACCGCATCGGCCTGCTGTCGGAACTGGCCGCGTCGGCCGAACAACTGGACGATGCGATCGGGGAAGTCGTCGATGCGCTGCTGCTCGGCGGACCGCGTGCGCAACAGCAGGTCAAATCGCTGGTGCGTGCGCTCGGCCGGCCGCGGGTGGACGAAAAGACGCTCGATCAGGCGGTGGACATCGAACATCGGCTGGATGCCGGTGCCGAAGCGCAGGAAGGTCTGGACGCGCTTTTCGGGCGGCGTCATCCCGGCTGGGTGCCGGCCGGCAGTTCGTGA
- a CDS encoding PHA/PHB synthase family protein, whose translation MNKPATKDTTQPEASSLPDPAEVAKTYAQVAERASKLLGDHVQRQLKRGITPPADELGIAQAFMDMTSHLLSNPYKLAQAQMGLVWDYYTLWQQSMLKFMGVDAAPVVTPVKGDNRFRGEDWQSHFLFDFFKQSYLISARHIHDVVSNVEGMDEHTLQKVNFFTRQTINAFSPSNFALTNPEVLRETVRSHGQNLLKGFNNLLRDIEDGDGQLRVRMTDTTAFELGRNVATTQGKVVGENALMQLLQFNPTTEQQFKRPLLIVPPWINKYYILDLRDSNSYIKWATDQGHTVFVISWVNPDEKLAQLTFEDYVEQGPLAALDMITKQTGETEVNAAGYCLGGTLLATTLAYLSAKKDKRIASATFFTTLIDFSEPGELGVFIDEKAVEGLEKKMFSRGYLEGSEMAGTFNMLRSNDLIWSFVVNNYLMGREPFPFDLLYWNSDSTRMPACMHSYYLRQMYIHNKLREPGGITVLGEAIDIRKIKQPVYFISAIEDHIAPWKSTYTGATLLSGPTRFVLGGSGHIAGIVNPPAANKYGYWTSAAPKLAADADTWLEGCTQHTGSWWTDWQQWVTALDADMVPARDPAKGKLKVIEDAPGRYAKLRLDTTKG comes from the coding sequence ATGAATAAACCAGCCACCAAAGACACCACACAGCCCGAGGCGTCGTCCCTGCCTGATCCGGCAGAAGTCGCCAAGACCTATGCCCAGGTCGCCGAACGAGCGTCCAAGCTGCTCGGAGACCACGTCCAGCGACAGCTCAAGCGCGGCATCACGCCGCCAGCCGACGAACTGGGCATCGCCCAGGCCTTCATGGACATGACGTCGCACCTGCTGTCCAACCCGTACAAGCTGGCGCAGGCGCAGATGGGACTGGTGTGGGACTACTACACGCTGTGGCAGCAATCGATGCTGAAATTCATGGGTGTCGATGCAGCACCGGTGGTCACTCCGGTCAAGGGCGACAACCGCTTTCGCGGCGAAGATTGGCAGAGCCATTTCCTGTTCGATTTCTTCAAGCAGAGCTACCTGATTTCGGCGCGCCACATCCATGATGTGGTGAGCAACGTCGAAGGCATGGACGAACACACGCTGCAGAAGGTCAATTTCTTCACCCGCCAGACCATCAACGCATTCAGCCCGAGCAATTTCGCGCTGACCAACCCCGAAGTGCTGCGCGAAACCGTGCGCAGCCATGGCCAGAACCTGCTGAAGGGCTTCAACAACCTGCTGCGCGACATCGAGGATGGCGACGGCCAGCTGCGCGTGCGCATGACCGACACCACGGCGTTTGAACTGGGTCGCAACGTGGCCACCACGCAGGGCAAGGTGGTGGGCGAGAACGCGCTCATGCAGCTGCTGCAGTTCAACCCGACGACCGAACAGCAGTTCAAGCGTCCGCTGCTGATAGTGCCGCCCTGGATCAACAAGTACTACATCCTCGACCTGCGCGACTCGAACAGCTACATCAAGTGGGCGACCGATCAGGGTCACACCGTGTTCGTCATTTCCTGGGTGAATCCGGACGAAAAGCTGGCCCAGCTGACCTTCGAGGATTACGTGGAGCAGGGGCCGCTGGCCGCACTCGACATGATCACGAAGCAGACCGGCGAAACCGAAGTCAATGCCGCCGGCTACTGCCTGGGCGGCACGCTGCTGGCCACCACGCTGGCCTATCTGTCGGCGAAGAAGGACAAGCGGATCGCCAGTGCCACCTTCTTCACCACGCTGATCGATTTCTCGGAGCCGGGTGAGCTGGGCGTGTTCATCGACGAGAAGGCCGTCGAGGGGCTGGAAAAGAAGATGTTCTCGCGCGGCTATCTCGAAGGGTCGGAAATGGCCGGCACCTTCAACATGCTGCGCTCGAACGATCTGATCTGGTCGTTCGTCGTGAACAACTACCTGATGGGCCGCGAGCCCTTCCCGTTCGACTTGCTGTACTGGAATTCCGACTCGACCCGCATGCCGGCCTGCATGCACAGCTATTACCTGCGCCAGATGTACATCCACAACAAGCTGCGCGAGCCGGGTGGCATCACGGTGCTCGGTGAAGCGATCGACATCCGCAAGATCAAGCAGCCGGTGTATTTCATCTCCGCCATCGAAGACCACATCGCGCCGTGGAAAAGCACCTACACCGGTGCCACCCTGCTGTCCGGCCCGACGCGCTTCGTGCTCGGCGGCTCCGGCCACATTGCAGGCATCGTCAATCCGCCGGCCGCCAACAAGTACGGCTACTGGACCAGTGCCGCACCCAAGCTGGCAGCCGATGCCGACACGTGGCTGGAGGGCTGCACGCAACACACCGGTTCCTGGTGGACCGACTGGCAGCAGTGGGTGACCGCGCTCGACGCCGACATGGTGCCGGCGCGCGACCCGGCAAAGGGCAAGCTGAAGGTGATCGAAGATGCACCTGGCCGTTATGCCAAGCTGCGTCTCGACACGACGAAAGGTTGA
- a CDS encoding Hpt domain-containing protein, whose product MNTTPSTHQDLGPLIWVRGEIDLALIRASEALGNEDHQAGAEPLKFAQTHLHQARGALAIVGLDGLTHFCDALEQLFADWHAGRLASSRGASSLAQRAIASVRGHLDELVAGGADQPMRLMPLYRDLMALRGETVVVPSELFFPDLTLRPPAPAQPASQMSPLDRARALRAARSQFERGLLRFLRDDREGLPQMRQAIGAIEQMQSVPATRAFWWVCGALTDGLAQGAIRGDFFIKRLCARMDVQMRRLLEGSRGVAERLMRDSLYFIATADQVTPHIRQVRDTYQLDALLAPGDTAGHDDFGTLRPALAALRESLGQGKDAWTRFSSGAAVGLPQFHEQCEAMVAAAGRVGQPDLARLAAALLDLGQWLRRDPLQHTENLAMEVATALLVMDALVEQFSRAQSEDLPSQVDTLIDRLARARRGEALPAMQIPLFDEMSRRAQERLFMGQVAREIMASLADVEQQLDGYFRDPSRAAELASLAGPLKQIDGALNMLGQDAAVSLVRRAAAQIADMAKPEHEIVEGEFEALAHQLSGLGFFVDKLQYGPADLDLILNPRSAAQDAAEAGEGASVESELANRREKAAQLLDRLSHGGADAHTRDELRQALETIRQDAKLLADEKLEQRATEALAALKAGEAVPDAAIADAVQGIGQTPHESLAPSADTVRLAEASQEDFDAELLEIFIEEAREVLDTMASSTDAARLQPHSQDLLTTLRRGFHTLKGSGRMVGLRDLGEAAFAVEQVMNRWLGSERDGTPELFDLLDGARMLFAGWVDRLAQGDTRSPEHEWLQPACDAIQTHDAEPAAAPAAEAPAEDAVPGAAVAGGDLDLDIDFNFDLEADTPAAEPVAANVFEPDTGLDSVTNIVALDAPLDAAAGDVDLELDFDLDAPGVELTLPESTIDITSDIDAEERALDAGADRTLFDLFLAEARGHVATLRRELTRLHINPSLRPSQDSLLAAHTLGGISLTVSQEDISALARALEHALLRCEARGDAPQADQSALLNSAASALEAQVAAIGSGAIATPAPELIARLDALFSAARVVPETVELQVLELPDMDIMPVGGVTEVLAEAPEPIQPEAFDTADEMAAPVEPALEVVAADLPALTAFEKVTLPDEYVLAEAAGNDAQPFELARLPSARAAVPADSAQASVVPDEIDHQLLPIFIEEAHDLLREIGSELRSWRDDNDALSASDALRRQLHTLKGSARMAGVMRFGDLVHSMETLIEQPCAPDDRALLLDELDLGYDRCEELVAKLERGEALTPETVATEDAAAPTPAAEGDASAPRERPSVRVRSDMVDRFVNEAGEMSIARTRIEGELRSLRGSLNDLTENVQRLRSQLREIEIQAESQMQSRMAAAEAQHEQFDPLEMDRFTRFQELSRMMAESLSDVTTVQYNLVRNLDAADTAIQSQARLNRDLSQALMSVRMVPFSTLEDRLYRVARQSAKETGKKVNLELTNTRIELDREVLEKMTGPIEHLLRNAVAHGIEPRATREAAGKSETGEIVISLTQQTNEVVIELVDDGGGLAFERIRARAVERGLLGADEEADERRLTSLIFEPGFSTAEQLSELAGRGVGMDVVRNATTALGGRIETTSEAGRGTRFRLSLPMTLAVTQSLLVSSGGKTYAIPSSMVKHAHELRDDEAVALRLAGGQDWMDHHYTYHYLPRLLGNADAQPGTGTWLLLLGAGHELMALEADALRGNQEVVVKPVGPQLSRLAGIAGATVLADGEVTLIINPVSLASRIGRMADRPDIVRAVPEVPEALPPLIMVVDDSLTVRKVSSRLLEREGYRVITAKDGVDALEKLADKLPAVMLVDIEMPRMDGFELTLQVRADARTRDIPIVMITSRIAEKHQAYARQIGVNEYLGKPYDEAHLLQRVADFTGGSGRR is encoded by the coding sequence ATGAACACGACGCCTTCCACCCATCAGGATCTGGGCCCGCTGATCTGGGTCCGCGGCGAAATCGATCTGGCGCTGATCCGCGCATCCGAAGCACTCGGCAACGAAGATCATCAGGCGGGCGCCGAGCCGCTCAAGTTTGCGCAGACCCATCTGCACCAGGCGCGCGGCGCGCTGGCCATCGTCGGTCTCGACGGCCTGACCCATTTCTGCGACGCGCTCGAACAGTTGTTCGCCGACTGGCACGCTGGCAGGCTGGCCAGCAGCCGGGGGGCTTCATCGCTCGCCCAGCGCGCCATTGCGTCGGTGCGCGGTCATCTCGACGAACTGGTCGCGGGTGGCGCAGACCAGCCGATGCGGCTGATGCCGCTGTATCGCGACCTGATGGCGCTGCGCGGCGAAACGGTCGTCGTGCCGTCCGAACTGTTTTTCCCCGACCTCACGCTGCGCCCGCCGGCTCCGGCCCAGCCGGCGTCGCAAATGTCGCCACTGGACCGTGCGCGCGCGCTGCGTGCCGCACGCAGCCAGTTCGAACGCGGCCTGCTGCGTTTCCTGCGCGACGATCGCGAAGGCCTGCCGCAGATGCGGCAGGCCATCGGTGCCATCGAACAGATGCAGTCGGTCCCGGCGACGCGCGCCTTCTGGTGGGTGTGCGGTGCGCTGACCGACGGTCTGGCGCAGGGCGCCATCCGCGGCGACTTCTTCATCAAGCGGCTGTGCGCGCGCATGGACGTGCAGATGCGCCGCCTGCTCGAAGGCTCGCGCGGCGTGGCCGAGCGGCTGATGCGCGATTCGCTGTACTTCATCGCCACCGCCGATCAGGTGACGCCGCATATCCGTCAGGTGCGCGATACCTATCAGCTCGACGCACTGCTGGCACCCGGCGACACCGCCGGCCACGACGACTTCGGCACCCTGCGTCCGGCGCTGGCCGCGCTGCGCGAATCGCTTGGCCAGGGCAAGGATGCATGGACCCGTTTTTCGTCCGGGGCGGCGGTCGGCCTGCCGCAGTTCCATGAACAATGCGAAGCCATGGTCGCCGCGGCGGGCCGCGTCGGTCAGCCGGATCTGGCGCGTCTGGCCGCCGCGCTGCTCGACCTTGGCCAATGGCTGCGCCGCGATCCGCTGCAGCACACCGAAAATCTGGCGATGGAAGTCGCCACCGCGCTGCTGGTGATGGACGCGCTGGTCGAACAGTTCAGCCGCGCACAGAGCGAAGACCTGCCGAGCCAGGTCGACACGCTGATCGACCGCCTCGCGCGGGCGCGCCGCGGCGAAGCGCTGCCGGCGATGCAGATCCCGCTGTTCGACGAAATGTCGCGCCGCGCGCAGGAACGGCTGTTCATGGGTCAGGTGGCACGCGAAATCATGGCCAGCCTGGCCGATGTCGAACAGCAGCTCGACGGCTACTTCCGCGATCCATCGCGCGCGGCAGAACTGGCGTCGCTGGCCGGCCCGCTGAAGCAGATCGACGGCGCGCTCAACATGCTGGGGCAGGACGCCGCCGTGTCGCTGGTGCGTCGTGCGGCGGCGCAGATCGCCGACATGGCGAAGCCGGAACATGAAATCGTGGAAGGCGAATTCGAAGCCCTCGCGCACCAGCTGTCCGGCCTGGGCTTCTTCGTCGACAAGCTGCAATACGGCCCGGCCGACCTCGACCTGATCCTCAACCCGCGCAGCGCGGCGCAGGACGCCGCCGAAGCCGGCGAAGGCGCAAGCGTGGAGTCGGAACTTGCGAACCGGCGCGAGAAGGCGGCTCAGCTGCTCGACCGGCTGTCGCACGGCGGCGCCGACGCGCACACGCGCGACGAACTGCGTCAGGCACTCGAAACCATCCGGCAGGACGCCAAGCTGCTCGCCGATGAAAAACTCGAGCAGCGCGCCACCGAAGCCCTGGCCGCACTCAAGGCCGGCGAGGCGGTACCCGATGCCGCCATCGCCGACGCGGTGCAGGGCATCGGCCAGACACCGCACGAGTCGCTTGCGCCGTCGGCCGACACGGTGCGCCTCGCCGAAGCGAGCCAGGAGGATTTCGACGCCGAACTGCTCGAGATATTCATCGAGGAAGCGCGCGAAGTGCTGGATACGATGGCGTCGAGTACCGACGCCGCGCGCCTGCAGCCGCACAGCCAGGATCTGCTGACCACGCTGCGACGCGGCTTTCATACGCTCAAGGGCAGCGGTCGCATGGTCGGCCTGCGCGATCTGGGCGAGGCGGCGTTCGCGGTCGAGCAGGTGATGAACCGCTGGCTGGGCAGCGAGCGCGACGGCACACCGGAACTGTTCGACCTGCTCGACGGCGCGCGCATGCTGTTCGCTGGCTGGGTTGACCGGCTGGCGCAGGGCGATACCCGCTCGCCGGAGCATGAATGGCTGCAGCCGGCCTGCGACGCGATACAGACGCACGACGCAGAGCCCGCTGCCGCGCCGGCCGCCGAAGCACCGGCTGAAGACGCAGTCCCGGGCGCAGCCGTCGCGGGCGGCGACCTCGACCTGGACATCGATTTCAATTTCGATCTGGAGGCGGATACGCCGGCCGCCGAGCCGGTCGCAGCCAATGTGTTCGAGCCCGACACCGGCCTCGATTCGGTGACCAACATCGTCGCACTGGATGCACCGCTGGACGCCGCTGCCGGCGACGTCGACCTCGAACTCGATTTCGACCTGGATGCACCGGGCGTCGAACTGACGCTGCCGGAAAGCACGATAGACATCACGTCCGACATCGACGCAGAAGAGCGCGCACTCGATGCCGGCGCCGACCGCACGCTGTTCGACCTGTTCCTCGCCGAAGCGCGTGGTCACGTCGCCACTTTGCGGCGCGAACTGACGCGACTGCACATCAATCCGTCGCTGCGTCCGAGCCAGGACAGCCTGCTCGCCGCGCACACACTGGGTGGCATTTCTCTCACCGTCAGTCAGGAAGACATCAGCGCGCTGGCGCGCGCGCTCGAACATGCGCTGCTGCGCTGCGAAGCGCGCGGCGACGCGCCGCAAGCCGACCAATCCGCGCTGCTGAACAGCGCCGCCAGCGCGCTGGAAGCCCAGGTCGCCGCCATCGGTTCTGGTGCGATCGCCACTCCAGCACCGGAACTGATCGCACGGCTCGATGCGCTGTTCAGCGCAGCACGCGTCGTGCCCGAGACAGTCGAACTGCAGGTTCTCGAACTGCCGGACATGGACATCATGCCGGTAGGCGGCGTGACGGAAGTGCTGGCGGAAGCGCCCGAACCGATACAACCCGAGGCCTTCGACACCGCGGACGAAATGGCCGCCCCGGTCGAACCCGCACTGGAAGTCGTCGCGGCCGACCTGCCGGCGTTGACCGCGTTCGAGAAGGTCACGCTGCCGGACGAATACGTGCTGGCCGAGGCGGCCGGCAATGACGCACAGCCGTTCGAACTGGCGCGCCTGCCATCAGCCCGCGCCGCCGTGCCGGCCGACAGCGCACAGGCCTCCGTGGTACCGGATGAGATCGATCATCAGCTGCTGCCGATCTTCATCGAGGAGGCCCATGACCTGCTGCGGGAAATCGGCAGCGAACTGCGCAGCTGGCGCGACGACAACGACGCGCTGAGTGCGTCGGACGCATTGCGCCGGCAGCTGCATACGCTCAAGGGCAGTGCCCGGATGGCCGGTGTGATGCGCTTCGGCGATCTGGTGCACAGCATGGAGACGCTGATCGAACAGCCTTGTGCGCCGGATGATCGCGCGCTGCTGCTCGACGAGCTCGACCTCGGCTATGACCGCTGCGAAGAACTGGTGGCGAAGCTGGAGCGCGGTGAAGCGCTGACTCCGGAGACCGTGGCGACCGAGGATGCAGCAGCCCCGACGCCCGCGGCCGAGGGCGACGCCAGTGCGCCGCGCGAGCGCCCGTCGGTGCGCGTGCGGTCCGACATGGTCGACCGCTTCGTCAATGAAGCCGGCGAAATGAGCATTGCGCGAACCCGCATCGAGGGCGAACTGCGTTCGCTGCGCGGCTCGCTGAATGATCTGACGGAAAACGTACAGCGCCTGCGCAGCCAGCTGCGCGAAATCGAAATCCAGGCCGAGAGCCAGATGCAGTCGCGGATGGCCGCCGCCGAGGCGCAGCACGAACAGTTCGACCCGCTCGAAATGGATCGCTTCACGCGCTTCCAGGAACTGTCGCGCATGATGGCCGAAAGCCTGTCCGACGTGACCACGGTGCAGTACAACCTGGTGCGCAACCTCGATGCGGCCGACACCGCGATCCAGTCGCAGGCGCGGCTGAACCGGGATCTGTCGCAGGCGCTGATGTCGGTGCGCATGGTGCCGTTCTCGACGCTGGAAGACCGGCTGTACCGGGTGGCTCGCCAGTCGGCCAAGGAAACCGGCAAGAAGGTCAATCTTGAACTGACCAACACACGCATCGAACTCGACCGCGAAGTGCTGGAAAAGATGACCGGTCCCATCGAGCACCTGTTGCGCAACGCGGTGGCCCACGGCATCGAGCCACGCGCGACACGCGAAGCGGCGGGCAAGTCGGAAACCGGTGAAATCGTCATTTCACTGACCCAGCAGACCAACGAGGTCGTCATCGAACTGGTCGACGACGGTGGCGGGCTGGCGTTCGAACGCATCCGTGCTCGCGCCGTCGAGCGTGGGCTGCTCGGCGCAGACGAGGAGGCCGACGAGCGGCGTCTGACCAGCCTCATTTTCGAACCGGGCTTCTCGACCGCCGAACAGCTGTCGGAACTGGCCGGCCGTGGCGTCGGCATGGATGTGGTGAGGAACGCCACGACCGCACTGGGCGGGCGCATCGAAACCACATCGGAAGCCGGCCGCGGTACGCGTTTCAGGCTGTCGCTGCCGATGACGCTGGCGGTGACCCAGTCACTGCTGGTGAGCAGCGGCGGCAAGACCTACGCCATTCCGTCGTCGATGGTGAAGCACGCGCACGAGCTGCGCGATGACGAAGCGGTTGCCCTTCGTCTGGCCGGTGGCCAGGACTGGATGGACCACCACTACACCTATCATTACCTGCCCCGCTTGCTTGGCAATGCCGATGCCCAGCCGGGCACCGGCACCTGGCTGCTGCTGCTGGGTGCCGGCCACGAATTGATGGCGCTGGAGGCAGACGCGCTGCGCGGCAACCAGGAAGTGGTCGTGAAACCAGTCGGACCGCAACTGTCACGGCTGGCCGGCATCGCCGGCGCCACCGTGCTGGCCGATGGCGAAGTCACGCTGATCATCAACCCGGTGTCGCTGGCATCGCGTATCGGTCGCATGGCTGACCGACCCGACATCGTGCGCGCCGTGCCGGAAGTGCCGGAAGCGCTGCCGCCGCTGATCATGGTGGTGGATGATTCGCTGACCGTGCGCAAGGTGAGCAGCCGGCTGCTGGAACGCGAAGGCTACCGCGTCATCACGGCCAAGGATGGCGTCGATGCGCTGGAAAAGCTGGCCGACAAGCTGCCGGCAGTCATGCTGGTGGATATCGAAATGCCGCGCATGGACGGTTTCGAACTGACGCTGCAGGTGCGCGCCGACGCGCGCACGCGCGACATTCCCATCGTGATGATCACCTCGCGCATCGCCGAGAAGCATCAGGCCTATGCGCGTCAGATCGGCGTGAACGAGTATCTCGGCAAGCCTTACGACGAGGCCCACCTGCTGCAGCGGGTGGCTGACTTCACCGGCGGCAGCGGCCGCCGGTGA
- a CDS encoding hydroxymethylglutaryl-CoA lyase, with protein MTALPAAVRIVEVGPRDGLQNEAVALDVDRRLELIGRLADAGLRDIEAGAFVSPRRVPNMAGSGELMERLDRRPGVSYPCLVPNETGLDAALDAGCTDIAIFAAVSETFSQRNTGCSIAESMDRLARVAVRAHDAGLRVRGYLSCVMGCPYEGAVSAETVATLAAELIAMGCHEVSLGDTTGAGSPFRVRALIDSVARHVPPRQIAGHFHDTRGMAAANAYAAALAGVTVFDASVGGLGGCPFAPGATGNVATEDLVYLFDDAGVHTGVDLQKLVDVASWISAQLGHPVASRVARAFNSRRPT; from the coding sequence ATGACGGCGCTGCCCGCCGCCGTCCGCATCGTCGAAGTCGGCCCACGCGACGGCCTGCAGAACGAAGCGGTTGCGCTCGACGTCGATCGCCGGCTCGAACTGATCGGCCGGCTTGCGGATGCCGGTCTGCGCGACATCGAAGCCGGCGCCTTCGTATCGCCGCGCCGCGTGCCCAACATGGCCGGCAGCGGCGAACTCATGGAGCGGCTCGATCGCCGCCCCGGTGTCAGCTACCCCTGTCTGGTACCGAACGAAACCGGGCTCGATGCTGCGCTGGATGCCGGCTGCACCGACATCGCGATCTTTGCCGCCGTGTCGGAAACCTTCTCGCAACGCAATACCGGCTGCAGCATCGCCGAATCGATGGACCGGCTGGCGCGCGTGGCGGTGCGTGCGCACGATGCAGGTCTGCGGGTGCGCGGCTACCTGTCATGCGTCATGGGCTGCCCCTACGAAGGTGCCGTCAGCGCTGAAACCGTCGCCACGCTGGCGGCCGAGCTGATCGCCATGGGTTGTCACGAAGTGAGCCTCGGCGACACGACGGGCGCAGGCAGCCCCTTTCGGGTGCGCGCGCTGATCGACAGCGTCGCGCGACACGTGCCACCCCGGCAAATCGCCGGTCACTTCCACGACACCCGCGGCATGGCTGCCGCGAACGCCTATGCTGCAGCACTGGCTGGCGTGACCGTATTCGACGCCTCGGTCGGCGGATTGGGCGGCTGTCCCTTCGCGCCGGGCGCGACCGGAAACGTTGCGACCGAAGACCTTGTCTACCTGTTCGATGATGCCGGCGTGCACACTGGCGTCGATCTGCAGAAACTGGTGGATGTGGCGTCCTGGATCAGCGCGCAACTCGGCCACCCGGTCGCGTCGCGCGTGGCCCGTGCCTTCAACTCAAGACGACCTACATGA
- a CDS encoding TIGR00730 family Rossman fold protein codes for MFAFSNPNSYRPMRVCVFCGSREGDRPLYRDTAAELGTLIARAGHGVVYGGGNIGLMGIIADATLAAGGEVIGVIPRHLLDREVAHNGLSALHVVGSMHERKALMAELADVFIAAPGGFGTLDELCEILTWAQLGLHRKPCGLLNTAGYFDPLLAMFDHAVQEGFLSAAHRQLMPSEHDAQRLLDRLLSAVVSGENSLHEA; via the coding sequence GTGTTCGCTTTCTCCAACCCGAATTCGTACCGTCCGATGCGCGTCTGTGTGTTCTGCGGCTCCCGCGAGGGTGACCGCCCCCTGTATCGCGACACCGCCGCCGAACTGGGCACGCTGATCGCGCGCGCCGGCCACGGCGTGGTCTATGGTGGCGGCAATATCGGACTGATGGGCATCATCGCGGACGCGACGCTGGCGGCTGGCGGCGAGGTGATCGGTGTCATTCCGCGTCACCTGCTCGATCGCGAAGTCGCCCACAATGGCCTGAGCGCGCTGCACGTGGTGGGCAGCATGCACGAACGCAAGGCGCTGATGGCCGAACTGGCGGACGTATTCATCGCCGCACCCGGCGGCTTTGGCACACTGGACGAACTGTGCGAAATTCTCACTTGGGCGCAACTGGGGCTGCATCGCAAGCCGTGCGGCCTGCTGAACACAGCAGGCTACTTCGATCCGCTGCTCGCGATGTTCGATCATGCGGTGCAGGAAGGTTTTCTCAGCGCTGCGCACAGGCAGCTCATGCCGTCCGAGCACGATGCGCAGCGCCTGCTCGATCGTCTGCTGTCCGCCGTCGTTTCCGGGGAGAATTCGCTGCATGAAGCCTGA
- a CDS encoding MBL fold metallo-hydrolase — translation MSALEPHPAIAPPAGCMVQVARGVHWLRMPVAFAPGHVNLWAIEDQYEDGSNNGPCWTLVDAGFPDDATRANWTAALTGDLAGRPVRRILITHCHPDHFGLGEWLAQQTGARIWMSLGEFMTAQAWFGTVPASDRGLMADFFVLHGLAAEQTDAMRGESGRYRQVVGELPLAMRRILPGETLRIGGDDWTAIAGYGHSPEHLSFHRANDPVLIAGDMLLPRISPNTPTLAYEPEVDAVGQYLDSIELFRALPDHTVVLPAHGDPYVGIAARVDALQAHHAERLALIVSLCAEPQTAAALLPSLFKRELDSFQTRFAMGEVIAHLNHLWQTGRLRRLPKQDGVLRYTQP, via the coding sequence GTGTCTGCCCTCGAACCCCATCCCGCGATCGCCCCGCCAGCCGGCTGCATGGTGCAGGTGGCGCGTGGCGTGCACTGGTTGCGCATGCCGGTCGCTTTTGCGCCCGGTCACGTGAATCTGTGGGCCATCGAGGATCAGTACGAGGATGGCAGCAACAACGGACCGTGCTGGACGCTGGTGGACGCAGGTTTTCCGGATGACGCGACGCGCGCCAACTGGACCGCGGCGCTGACCGGCGACCTCGCCGGTCGTCCGGTGCGCCGGATACTGATCACCCACTGCCACCCTGACCACTTCGGGCTCGGCGAGTGGCTCGCGCAGCAGACCGGCGCACGCATCTGGATGTCGCTCGGCGAATTCATGACGGCACAAGCCTGGTTCGGCACCGTGCCTGCGTCGGACCGGGGCTTGATGGCCGACTTTTTCGTGCTGCACGGTCTGGCTGCCGAACAGACCGATGCGATGCGCGGTGAAAGCGGGCGCTACCGGCAGGTCGTCGGTGAATTGCCGCTGGCGATGCGGCGCATCCTGCCTGGCGAAACCCTGCGCATCGGCGGTGACGACTGGACGGCCATCGCGGGCTACGGCCACTCGCCGGAGCATCTGTCCTTCCATCGCGCCAACGATCCGGTACTGATCGCCGGCGACATGCTGCTGCCGCGCATCTCGCCCAACACGCCGACGCTGGCCTACGAGCCGGAGGTGGACGCGGTCGGTCAGTACCTCGATTCGATCGAACTTTTTCGCGCGCTGCCCGACCACACCGTGGTGCTGCCGGCGCACGGCGATCCGTACGTCGGCATCGCCGCACGCGTGGATGCGCTTCAGGCGCACCATGCAGAACGCCTCGCATTGATCGTGAGCCTGTGTGCCGAGCCGCAAACCGCGGCGGCGCTGCTGCCATCGCTGTTCAAGCGCGAACTCGACAGTTTCCAGACCCGCTTTGCCATGGGAGAGGTGATTGCCCACCTCAACCACCTGTGGCAGACGGGTCGCCTGCGCCGCCTGCCGAAGCAGGACGGCGTGCTTCGTTACACCCAGCCATAA